One genomic window of Osmia bicornis bicornis chromosome 3, iOsmBic2.1, whole genome shotgun sequence includes the following:
- the LOC114878560 gene encoding sialin-like isoform X3: MVPARVVLYMLSFSGFTVSFMMRNDINIAMVAMVKPPSTKSDTNDAMTSHHCYVTPNVSFVNNTTTPIRLEDRGEFDWSPTIQSAISGSFYWCYILSQVVGGVLTQYFGTKTVFGGSQLITAVCSLLMPSAAGIHYGFMIALRSIQGIASGLTWPAMYAIVGHWIPPVERSRFMSSFQGFSFGIGITYPLCGFIIAHFGWRAVFYTTGSIGMFWCLFWYFFAFDTPASHPRISQQELRYIQGSVGNQVHGTTEGLPVPWGSILRSWPAWSIGITTFGRIWVHYIFIISGPMYMKTVLGFSIQANGVLSGLPFICSYFSSVAFCYVADVLVTRQILSLTNVRKVFTALSQVVPGIMLVLIGYLGCDIVLVLVVWFIAVTLITAAYAGAMANIVDIAPNFAGPILAFAQTIHMSASFLSPVVAGLLTQKSQALDAWRQVFGVTACVACATYVVYQIFGTADIQAWNYPDQKYPQSVQEDSQPLNESPQKNGKIVKSRSNVSEEA; this comes from the exons ATGGTACCGGCCAGGGTGGTGCTGTACATGTTGTCGTTCTCGGGGTTTACTGTCTCCTTCATGATGAGGAACGACATCAACATCGCCATGGTGGCGATGGTGAAACCGCCGTCCACGAAATCGGACACCAACGACGCGATGACATCTCATCATTGTTATGTAACGCCGAATGTATCGTTCGTCAACAATACCACCACGCCGATCAGACTTGAG GATCGAGGAGAGTTCGATTGGAGTCCAACAATTCAATCAGCCATTAGTGGTTCCTTCTACTGGTGCTACATATTGTCACAAGTGGTCGGTGGTGTTTTGACACAATATTTCGGCACGAAGACGGTATTCGGTGGGTCACAGCTGATCACAGCGGTCTGCAGCTTGCTGATGCCTTCTGCAGCTGGCATCCATTATGGTTTCATGATTGCTCTGCGCAGTATACAAGGCATTGCCAGT GGACTCACGTGGCCGGCGATGTACGCCATCGTTGGGCATTGGATACCACCCGTGGAACGTTCGCGTTTCATGTCTTCCTTTCAAG GGTTCAGCTTTGGGATCGGGATAACCTATCCATTGTGCGGATTCATCATCGCCCATTTCGGTTGGAGAGCGGTCTTCTATACGACCGGCAGCATCGGTATGTTCTGGTGCCTTTTCTGGTATTTCTTCGCCTTCGACACGCCTGCCAGCCATCCAAGAATATCCCAACAGGAGTTACGGTACATTCAAGGAAGCGTTGGAAATCAAGTTCACGGAACGACCGAG GGTCTGCCAGTTCCATGGGGTTCCATTCTGAGATCTTGGCCAGCATGGTCGATTGGTATCACCACATTCGGAAGGATATGGGTTCACTATATTTTCATCATTTCCGGACCAATGTACATGAAGACAGTTCTAGGGTTCAGTATTCAAGCG AATGGAGTTCTTTCCGGTTTACCGTTCATCTGTAGCTACTTCAGCTCCGTAGCCTTCTGCTACGTAGCCGATGTCCTTGTAACGAGGCAGATTTTGTCACTGACAAACGTCCGCAAGGTGTTCACCGCTCTTT cACAAGTAGTTCCTGGAATAATGTTAGTGTTGATCGGCTATCTGGGCTGCGACATCGTCCTGGTTTTGGTGGTATGGTTCATAGCCGTCACCCTTATCACTGCTGCTTACGCAGGGGCGATGGCAAACATCGTTGATATAGCGCCAAATTTTGCTG GTCCGATATTGGCGTTTGCACAAACCATTCACATGTCCGCCAGTTTTCTGTCTCCGGTGGTAGCTGGTCTACTCACTCAGAAGAGT cAAGCACTCGACGCGTGGAGACAGGTATTCGGGGTCACTGCTTGCGTCGCGTGCGCCACTTACGTTGTATACCAGATCTTTGGTACGGCCGACATCCAAGCGTGGAATTATCCGGACCAAAAGTATCCGCAATCGGTTCAAGAAGATTCGCAACCTTTGAACGAGTCTCCTCAGAAGAACGGAAAGATCGTCAAGTCTCGGTCGAACGTGTCCGAGGAAGCGTAA
- the LOC114878560 gene encoding sialin-like isoform X2: MQDSQRYEEHTIYKTGSPCSLRKLRDMVPARVVLYMLSFSGFTVSFMMRNDINIAMVAMVKPPSTKSDTNDAMTSHHCYVTPNVSFVNNTTTPIRLEDRGEFDWSPTIQSAISGSFYWCYILSQVVGGVLTQYFGTKTVFGGSQLITAVCSLLMPSAAGIHYGFMIALRSIQGIASGLTWPAMYAIVGHWIPPVERSRFMSSFQGFSFGIGITYPLCGFIIAHFGWRAVFYTTGSIGMFWCLFWYFFAFDTPASHPRISQQELRYIQGSVGNQVHGTTEGLPVPWGSILRSWPAWSIGITTFGRIWVHYIFIISGPMYMKTVLGFSIQANGVLSGLPFICSYFSSVAFCYVADVLVTRQILSLTNVRKVFTALSQVVPGIMLVLIGYLGCDIVLVLVVWFIAVTLITAAYAGAMANIVDIAPNFAGPILAFAQTIHMSASFLSPVVAGLLTQKSQALDAWRQVFGVTACVACATYVVYQIFGTADIQAWNYPDQKYPQSVQEDSQPLNESPQKNGKIVKSRSNVSEEA, translated from the exons ATGCAGGACTCGCAGAG ATACGAAGAACATACCATATATAAGACAGGATCACCCTGCAGCCTGCGAAAACTTCGAG ACATGGTACCGGCCAGGGTGGTGCTGTACATGTTGTCGTTCTCGGGGTTTACTGTCTCCTTCATGATGAGGAACGACATCAACATCGCCATGGTGGCGATGGTGAAACCGCCGTCCACGAAATCGGACACCAACGACGCGATGACATCTCATCATTGTTATGTAACGCCGAATGTATCGTTCGTCAACAATACCACCACGCCGATCAGACTTGAG GATCGAGGAGAGTTCGATTGGAGTCCAACAATTCAATCAGCCATTAGTGGTTCCTTCTACTGGTGCTACATATTGTCACAAGTGGTCGGTGGTGTTTTGACACAATATTTCGGCACGAAGACGGTATTCGGTGGGTCACAGCTGATCACAGCGGTCTGCAGCTTGCTGATGCCTTCTGCAGCTGGCATCCATTATGGTTTCATGATTGCTCTGCGCAGTATACAAGGCATTGCCAGT GGACTCACGTGGCCGGCGATGTACGCCATCGTTGGGCATTGGATACCACCCGTGGAACGTTCGCGTTTCATGTCTTCCTTTCAAG GGTTCAGCTTTGGGATCGGGATAACCTATCCATTGTGCGGATTCATCATCGCCCATTTCGGTTGGAGAGCGGTCTTCTATACGACCGGCAGCATCGGTATGTTCTGGTGCCTTTTCTGGTATTTCTTCGCCTTCGACACGCCTGCCAGCCATCCAAGAATATCCCAACAGGAGTTACGGTACATTCAAGGAAGCGTTGGAAATCAAGTTCACGGAACGACCGAG GGTCTGCCAGTTCCATGGGGTTCCATTCTGAGATCTTGGCCAGCATGGTCGATTGGTATCACCACATTCGGAAGGATATGGGTTCACTATATTTTCATCATTTCCGGACCAATGTACATGAAGACAGTTCTAGGGTTCAGTATTCAAGCG AATGGAGTTCTTTCCGGTTTACCGTTCATCTGTAGCTACTTCAGCTCCGTAGCCTTCTGCTACGTAGCCGATGTCCTTGTAACGAGGCAGATTTTGTCACTGACAAACGTCCGCAAGGTGTTCACCGCTCTTT cACAAGTAGTTCCTGGAATAATGTTAGTGTTGATCGGCTATCTGGGCTGCGACATCGTCCTGGTTTTGGTGGTATGGTTCATAGCCGTCACCCTTATCACTGCTGCTTACGCAGGGGCGATGGCAAACATCGTTGATATAGCGCCAAATTTTGCTG GTCCGATATTGGCGTTTGCACAAACCATTCACATGTCCGCCAGTTTTCTGTCTCCGGTGGTAGCTGGTCTACTCACTCAGAAGAGT cAAGCACTCGACGCGTGGAGACAGGTATTCGGGGTCACTGCTTGCGTCGCGTGCGCCACTTACGTTGTATACCAGATCTTTGGTACGGCCGACATCCAAGCGTGGAATTATCCGGACCAAAAGTATCCGCAATCGGTTCAAGAAGATTCGCAACCTTTGAACGAGTCTCCTCAGAAGAACGGAAAGATCGTCAAGTCTCGGTCGAACGTGTCCGAGGAAGCGTAA
- the LOC114878560 gene encoding sialin-like isoform X1, protein MKRGETRAWQNASRKKSRRTSGDLRQKERRAEESQVIFLLFHWNGNSQSRCRTRRDMVPARVVLYMLSFSGFTVSFMMRNDINIAMVAMVKPPSTKSDTNDAMTSHHCYVTPNVSFVNNTTTPIRLEDRGEFDWSPTIQSAISGSFYWCYILSQVVGGVLTQYFGTKTVFGGSQLITAVCSLLMPSAAGIHYGFMIALRSIQGIASGLTWPAMYAIVGHWIPPVERSRFMSSFQGFSFGIGITYPLCGFIIAHFGWRAVFYTTGSIGMFWCLFWYFFAFDTPASHPRISQQELRYIQGSVGNQVHGTTEGLPVPWGSILRSWPAWSIGITTFGRIWVHYIFIISGPMYMKTVLGFSIQANGVLSGLPFICSYFSSVAFCYVADVLVTRQILSLTNVRKVFTALSQVVPGIMLVLIGYLGCDIVLVLVVWFIAVTLITAAYAGAMANIVDIAPNFAGPILAFAQTIHMSASFLSPVVAGLLTQKSQALDAWRQVFGVTACVACATYVVYQIFGTADIQAWNYPDQKYPQSVQEDSQPLNESPQKNGKIVKSRSNVSEEA, encoded by the exons ATGAAGCGTGGTGAAACGCGTGCCTGGCAAAATGCGAGCCGAAAGAAGAGCCGTCGAACGTCGGGGGATCTTCGTCAGAAGGAAAGACGGGCCGAAG AATCTCAGGtgatctttcttctttttcactgGAACGGTAACAGTCAATCAAGATGCAGGACTCGCAGAG ACATGGTACCGGCCAGGGTGGTGCTGTACATGTTGTCGTTCTCGGGGTTTACTGTCTCCTTCATGATGAGGAACGACATCAACATCGCCATGGTGGCGATGGTGAAACCGCCGTCCACGAAATCGGACACCAACGACGCGATGACATCTCATCATTGTTATGTAACGCCGAATGTATCGTTCGTCAACAATACCACCACGCCGATCAGACTTGAG GATCGAGGAGAGTTCGATTGGAGTCCAACAATTCAATCAGCCATTAGTGGTTCCTTCTACTGGTGCTACATATTGTCACAAGTGGTCGGTGGTGTTTTGACACAATATTTCGGCACGAAGACGGTATTCGGTGGGTCACAGCTGATCACAGCGGTCTGCAGCTTGCTGATGCCTTCTGCAGCTGGCATCCATTATGGTTTCATGATTGCTCTGCGCAGTATACAAGGCATTGCCAGT GGACTCACGTGGCCGGCGATGTACGCCATCGTTGGGCATTGGATACCACCCGTGGAACGTTCGCGTTTCATGTCTTCCTTTCAAG GGTTCAGCTTTGGGATCGGGATAACCTATCCATTGTGCGGATTCATCATCGCCCATTTCGGTTGGAGAGCGGTCTTCTATACGACCGGCAGCATCGGTATGTTCTGGTGCCTTTTCTGGTATTTCTTCGCCTTCGACACGCCTGCCAGCCATCCAAGAATATCCCAACAGGAGTTACGGTACATTCAAGGAAGCGTTGGAAATCAAGTTCACGGAACGACCGAG GGTCTGCCAGTTCCATGGGGTTCCATTCTGAGATCTTGGCCAGCATGGTCGATTGGTATCACCACATTCGGAAGGATATGGGTTCACTATATTTTCATCATTTCCGGACCAATGTACATGAAGACAGTTCTAGGGTTCAGTATTCAAGCG AATGGAGTTCTTTCCGGTTTACCGTTCATCTGTAGCTACTTCAGCTCCGTAGCCTTCTGCTACGTAGCCGATGTCCTTGTAACGAGGCAGATTTTGTCACTGACAAACGTCCGCAAGGTGTTCACCGCTCTTT cACAAGTAGTTCCTGGAATAATGTTAGTGTTGATCGGCTATCTGGGCTGCGACATCGTCCTGGTTTTGGTGGTATGGTTCATAGCCGTCACCCTTATCACTGCTGCTTACGCAGGGGCGATGGCAAACATCGTTGATATAGCGCCAAATTTTGCTG GTCCGATATTGGCGTTTGCACAAACCATTCACATGTCCGCCAGTTTTCTGTCTCCGGTGGTAGCTGGTCTACTCACTCAGAAGAGT cAAGCACTCGACGCGTGGAGACAGGTATTCGGGGTCACTGCTTGCGTCGCGTGCGCCACTTACGTTGTATACCAGATCTTTGGTACGGCCGACATCCAAGCGTGGAATTATCCGGACCAAAAGTATCCGCAATCGGTTCAAGAAGATTCGCAACCTTTGAACGAGTCTCCTCAGAAGAACGGAAAGATCGTCAAGTCTCGGTCGAACGTGTCCGAGGAAGCGTAA
- the LOC114878524 gene encoding uncharacterized protein LOC114878524: protein MLFNFNPESQQQPQVSFSSNLDNEEELDDIRNTSYENTNIPLSESRRDVTRIQRRIDKTTSISTFNGGRKFWNCNAKPTSFYVPDNAVIQEVLNVTESELIGALTKQLCVVETQLQKVQTNLRKNEEQLKLKDQEIIRLKRKVKEWENKSKNMEMLRKKEQQQRQIQTDHSEQLYERCLILERKIFEMEKFLADYGLIWVGDTNSPRCTDTIPNNPIEACYDQVIANIDQLNLAAGKGEVHVQHNEKGNGATFKTPSCMCLKFYKNGMIIQDGSLRPYNDQATISFLRDILDGYFPSELQEAYPNGVPFKVEDHRNQMYLNNVEFPGQGYRLGKQLQIDNPSLPSKIRRPNASFQKSPHNVSNMDLSTHLTPLSVRSYKSKGSSDSPPLEMYVLRSQILASHNNICSNTHLQSHINAELSRSNRKEKRDTATRNTEFDVYVRETSVKSKGVLRFPSSGRCYHSSTDRSSSRLSPSRNRETPDDRFRHKSRSSSLPNARLSVNSKPAPKTKPVDSNNSNVSQMSNSQANNIVAKKNPRPTKSATPVRKNAAPILHQINEPTGARGELRLKVRSLNGGTVYLVHVSADDPIARLYQLLDKAMTRTVPRGYKIVLSGYSPKRLEQLGTTLREIGITRDSVLHLVNV from the exons ATGCTCTTCAACTTCAACCCCGAATCACAACAGCAACCACAAGTATCTTTTAGTTCTAATC TGGATAACGAAGAGGAATTAGATGATATTAGAAATACCTCGTATGAAAATACCAATATCCCGCTGTCAGAATCCAGAAGAGATGTGACTCGTATTCAAAGAAGGATCGATAAGACAACCTCTATCAGCACCTTCAACGGTGGTAGAAAATTTTGGAACTGCAACGCTAAACCGACGAGTTTCTACGTGCCAGATAACGCGGTCATTCAAGAAG TTTTAAATGTAACAGAAAGCGAGTTGATCGGTGCCCTGACGAAACAACTATGCGTGGTAGAGACTCAGTTGCAAAAGGTGCAAACGAACCTGAGGAAGAACGAGGAACAGTTGAAGTTAAAGGATCAAGAGATCATTCGTTTGAAACGGAAG GTGAAAGAGTGGGAAAATAAAAGCAAGAACATGGAGATGTTAAGAAAGAAGGAACAACAGCAACGACAAATACAAACCGATCATTCGGAGCAACTTTACGAACGATGTTTGATCCTCGAACGGAAGATATTCGAGATGGAG AAATTCTTAGCCGATTACGGTCTGATCTGGGTGGGCGACACGAACAGCCCGAGGTGTACTGATACGATTCCCAA TAATCCCATCGAGGCTTGTTACGACCAGGTTATCGCTAACATCGATCAGTTGAATCTGGCTGCCGGTAAGGGCGAAGTTCACGTGCAGCACAACGAGAAAGGAAACGGAGCAACGTTCAAA ACTCCTTCTTGCATGTGTTTAAAATTCTACAAAAATGGAATGATAATTCAAGACGGATCATTACGTCCCTACAATGACCAGGCGACGATTTCGTTTCTTCGTGACATCTTGGATGGTTATTTTCCTTCGGAATTGCAAGAAGCTTATCCAAACGGTGTTCCATTCAAG GTAGAGGATCACAGAAATCAAATGTACTTGAACAATGTAGAATTCCCCGGTCAAGGTTATCGATTGGGTAAGCAACTTCAAATTGATAACCCGTCGTTACCATCGAAAATCCGTAGGCCCAATGCCAGTTTCCAAAAGTCACCTCATAATGTCTCGAACATGGATCTATCAACGCATTTGACGCCTTTATCGGTCAG ATCGTACAAGTCGAAAGGATCCTCGGATTCTCCTCCTCTCGAGATGTACGTTCTTCGTTCGCAAATTTTAGCCTCTCACAACAATATCTGCTCCAACACTCACCTACAGTCACATATAAACGCGGAGCTCAGTCGTAGTAACCGGAAAGAGAAG CGTGACACAGCAACGAGAAACACCGAGTTCGATGTCTACGTACGTGAGACAAGTGTTAAGTCCAAAGGTGTGTTGAGGTTTCCGAGTTCCGGCAGATGTTATCACAGTTCTACCGATAGGTCATCGTCTAGACTGTCACCTAG TCGAAATCGTGAAACACCCGACGATCGTTTCCGGCACAAATCAAGATCCTCGAGTCTACCGAACGCGAGATTATCCGTCAACTCTAAACCTGCACCGAAAACAAAACCAGTTGATTCTAATAACAGCAACGTCTCTCAAATGTCAAATTCTCAAGCGAACAATATAGTAGCGAAGAAAAATCCACGTCCAACGAAATCCGCGACACCAGTACGAAAGAATGCT GCCCCTATTTTGCATCAAATCAATGAACCGACTGGGGCACGTGGTGAACTTCGATTAAAAGTCAGGTCTCTGAACGGTGGCACTGTTTATTTAGTCCATGTTTCGGCTGACGATCCCATAGCTCGACTTTATCAGTTATTGGACAAAGCTATGACCAGGACTGTTCCTCGAGGATACAAAATTGTTCTCAGCGG ATATTCGCCGAAAAGATTAGAGCAACTTGGAACTACCTTGAGGGAGATTGGTATCACCAGGGACAGCGTTCTACATTTAGTGAATGTTTGA
- the LOC114877434 gene encoding pyrroline-5-carboxylate reductase 3, translated as MKKTDLASRKVGFIGGGNMASAIGAGLINKGILNPDNVWVSARTDRTLGFWADLGAHATLKNGEVVDNCDIVFLAMKPHMLDDALKGIQTTMKKKVSNMLFISVLVGVTLDTLYNKLKLIVTQPRIIRSMPNTPMMVAEGITVYCSMNTTEEDENIVEALFSYIGVAESVPESLMNAIGALSGSGPAYAYLVIESLADGAVKMGVPRPMATKFAAQVLVGAGKMVLETGRHPGQLKDEVCSPGGTTIAGVHAMECGQVRASMMNAVESAVNRANELTSKIK; from the exons atgaaaaaaaccGATTTGGCATCAAGAAAAGTTGGTTTTATTGGGGGTGGAAATATGGCAAGTGCCATAGGTGCtggtttaattaataaag GTATTTTAAATCCAGACAATGTTTGGGTTTCGGCTCGTACAGATAGAACCTTAGGGTTCTGGGCTGACTTAGGTGCTCATGCTACATTGAAAAATGGAGAAGTAGTAGACAACTGTGATATCGTATTCCTAGCCATGAAACCACATATGCTTGATGATGCACTCAAGGGCATACAAACaacaatgaaaaagaaagtttcaAATATGCTTTTTATATCAGTACTTGTAGGAGTTACTTTAGACACATTGTATAAT AAACTGAAGTTAATTGTAACACAGCCTAGGATAATTAGAAGTATGCCTAACACTCCAATGATGGTTGCAGAAGGAATAACAG TATATTGTTCTATGAATACAAcagaagaagatgaaaataTAGTAGAAGCATTATTTTCATACATTGGTGTTGCTGAAAGTGTTCCTGAATCTCTTATGAATGCTATAGGTGCACTTTCAGGTTCAGGTCCTGCTTAt gCATATCTTGTTATAGAATCATTAGCAGATGGTGCTGTAAAAATGGGTGTGCCAAGACCGATGGCAACAAAATTTGCAGCTCAAGTATTAGTAGGAGCTGGTAAAATGGTATTAGAAACAGGTAGACATCCTGGTCAATTAAAGGATGAGGTATGTTCTCCAGGAGGTACAACTATTGCAGGAGTTCATGCTATGGAATGTGGTCAAGTAAG agCATCTATGATGAATGCAGTTGAATCTGCAGTAAATAGAGCCAATGAGTTAACTTCCAAAATAAAGTAA
- the LOC114877428 gene encoding pre-mRNA-splicing factor 18, whose amino-acid sequence MDVLKAEILKKRKQLEESNVLKNNKKYFRRGELISKDQEVKETQNSNDEDVKVNVKQPHEECVTDDSSEHLTLPRHEVIKRLRERNEPILLFGESEIEAFKRLRKCEILEPEVNKGFRNDFQEAMEQVDQAYLNEILTSSKPQSRDGKGDVHVPDEGVTYEDLQKMSFKLNKGDRDFDLHVITQFIQFLVQMWGIQLNSRSTAEKMSTRGKMASATYAQTREYLKPLLRKLKNKSLPEDITDSLTDIVKHLLERNYILASDAYLQMAIGNSPWPIGVTMVGIHARTGREKIFSKNVAHVMNDETQRKYIQALKRLMTKCQEYYPTDPSRCVEYSKT is encoded by the exons ATGGATGTTCTGAAAGCCGAAATACTAAAAAAACGAAAGCAGTTAGAAGAGAGCAATGTTTTG aaaaacaacaaaaaatattttagaaggGGTGAATTAATATCAAAGGATCAAGAAGTGAAGGAAACCCAAAACAGTAATGATGAAGATGTTAAAGTTAATGTTAAGCAGCCGCACGAAGAGTGTGTAACAGATGATAGTTCTGAACATTTAACATTACCTAGACACGAAGTGATTAAAAGATTACGTGAAAGGAATGAACCTATATTACTGTTTGGAGAATCTGAGATAGAAGCATTTAAAAGGTTGAGAAAATGTGAAATTCTTGAACCTGAAGTAAACAag GGTTTTAGAAATGACTTTCAAGAAGCTATGGAACAGGTAGATCAAGCATATCTCAATGAAATATTAACTTCATCAAAACCCCAAAGTCGTGATGGAAAAGGGGATGTACATGTACCAGATGAAGGAGTTACTTATGAAGATCTACAAAAGATGTCTTTCAAATTAAACAAGGGTGACAGGGATTTTGATTTGCATGTTATTACacaatttatacaatttttggTCCAAATGTGGGGCATCCAATTAAACAGTAGGAGCACTGCTGAAAAGATGAGCACCAGAGGAAAAATGGCTAGTGCTACATACGCTCAGACAAGAGAATACTTAAAACCTCttcttagaaaattaaaaaataagtcCTTACCTGAGGATATTACTGACAGTTTAACTGATATTGTTAAACATTTACTTGAACGTAATTACATACTG gCAAGTGATGCATATTTGCAAATGGCTATAGGGAATTCCCCATGGCCCATTGGTGTGACTATGGTTGGTATTCACGCACGTACTGGAAGAGAAAAAATCTTTTCTAAAAATGTCGCGCATGTAATGAATGATGAAACTCAAAGAAAGTACATTCAAGCTTTAAAAAGATTGATGACCAAATGTCAAGAATATTATCCTACAGATCCTTCTCGATGCGTAGAATATTCTAAAACataa